The following are encoded together in the Mercenaria mercenaria strain notata unplaced genomic scaffold, MADL_Memer_1 contig_2013, whole genome shotgun sequence genome:
- the LOC123545578 gene encoding uncharacterized protein LOC123545578, whose amino-acid sequence MFTESTILLYSKRQDDVIMVLVKELENWLNFLIKNVSYELLDNIKRRNPEVPLLVLCINSTRCATDASNAIQGITEFQHTSLVVFHHRDVHALSFTPSSRAFTDPAIKALAGIYDIAFLQDKGIYHCDLNEKAINGIVAFLRKYV is encoded by the exons ATGTTTACAGAAAGCACAATTTTGCTATATAGTAAACGCCAGGATGATGTCATTATGGTTCTTGTAAAAGAATTAGAGAACTGGCTGAATTTCCTGATAAAAAATGTCAGCTACGAACTACTTGACAACATAAAGAGAAGAAATCCGGAAGTACCATTACTAGTACTGTGTATCAACAGTACTAGATGTGCTACGGATGCGAGTAATGCAATCCAGGGCATTACAG AGTTTCAACATACATCCCTGGTTGTTTTTCATCACAGGGATGTCCATGCTCTTTCATTCACACCAAGCAGCCGAGCTTTTACAGATCCAGCTATTAAAGCATTAGCTGGAATATATGACATAGCATTTCTTCAAGACAAAGGAATTTATCATTGTGACTTGAACGAGAAAGCAATAAATGGCATTGTTGCTTTTCTTAGGAAGTAtgtgtaa